A genomic region of Limnohabitans curvus contains the following coding sequences:
- a CDS encoding OmpA family protein — translation MCLIFSQRAGRWCVVTFAFGIAGLVLQAHAQADKASGADGKPKYGVSKPLGDTYAGVKSVADEQTRIVLYRPSVPDMAGVVSVYLNGRYHASLQKEAFTVVCLSGKKTDVRTRYLPNQSTDIRPELDTYLAIAINGGQSVYLRITEGENTTSRIDLVTPQLALKDLADAHQQMHTLSRVPGAQACREAEETRFAFDPNIITFGSDAIFEHKKTDIHAISTQGRQELQQIVEKINIKYKTFKTVKVHVVGFADDEADDVLNRRISQQRAQSVRAFFKAQGLRSTALTHEGRGSEEKQKAQLFGLSPRRVEVEVAVELR, via the coding sequence ATGTGTTTAATTTTCAGCCAACGCGCGGGGCGTTGGTGCGTTGTCACTTTTGCGTTTGGAATCGCAGGACTTGTATTGCAAGCGCATGCGCAAGCAGACAAAGCGAGCGGTGCAGATGGCAAGCCTAAGTACGGTGTCAGCAAGCCTTTAGGCGATACCTATGCGGGGGTCAAAAGTGTGGCTGACGAGCAAACGCGCATTGTGCTTTACCGCCCGTCCGTGCCCGATATGGCTGGCGTTGTCTCAGTTTATTTGAATGGGCGTTACCACGCATCTTTGCAAAAAGAGGCCTTCACGGTGGTTTGCTTAAGTGGCAAAAAAACGGACGTTCGCACCCGCTATTTACCCAACCAAAGCACAGACATACGCCCGGAACTCGACACTTACTTGGCGATTGCCATAAATGGTGGTCAGTCGGTATATCTGCGCATCACTGAGGGCGAGAACACGACAAGCCGCATCGACCTCGTCACCCCACAACTTGCGCTCAAGGACCTCGCGGACGCGCACCAACAAATGCACACCCTTAGCCGTGTGCCCGGTGCCCAGGCATGTCGCGAAGCAGAAGAAACCCGCTTTGCCTTTGACCCCAACATCATCACCTTTGGTTCAGATGCTATTTTTGAACATAAGAAAACTGACATCCACGCGATCAGCACACAGGGCAGGCAAGAGCTGCAGCAAATTGTTGAAAAAATTAATATTAAGTACAAAACTTTCAAAACCGTCAAAGTTCATGTGGTGGGTTTTGCCGATGACGAGGCGGATGACGTCTTAAACCGCCGTATTTCTCAACAGCGCGCTCAAAGCGTGCGCGCATTTTTCAAAGCCCAAGGCTTGCGCTCCACCGCTCTGACACACGAGGGCCGAGGGTCTGAAGAAAAACAAAAAGCGCAGCTTTTTGGTTTATCTCCACGACGGGTGGAAGTTGAAGTTGCAGTCGAACTGCGTTAA
- a CDS encoding coniferyl aldehyde dehydrogenase, with protein MPIEHSFLNKALQRQRAAHRAHAYPSEAQRRNDLLNLKAFVRDNAEALAQAISADYGHRSRHETLLADVLPVMHGVDHALKHLKRWMTPQRRSVDWMKFFGAKNRVLPQPLGVVGIIVPWNFPINLSFLVLVDVFAAGNRAMVKMSENSRHLTRVLMDLMPRYFSPDKLIFFEETGGVGVAFSKLKFDHLVFTGSTETGKAVMAAAAPNLCPVTLELGGKSPALVCEDFPLRTAAERILFAKCFNAGQICTDVDHVYLPRHSIAAFVALAKEIVQKRYDTLDSPDFTAIIDAKSFHRLVAALQEAQAQGATLVPLLPGPHWDERTRKIAPHLVLNLPPGCALQTHEIFGPVLPVMGYTTLDEVVQSIHAAPHPLAFYPFSNNRQIIQDLVMRTMSGGVVVNDALLHAAQHSLPFGGVGESGMGHYHGHEGFVNFSKMRPIFYQARFNAVRLVWPPYRQRIETYLKFLMK; from the coding sequence GTGCCAATTGAACATTCTTTTTTAAACAAAGCGCTGCAACGCCAGCGCGCCGCGCATAGGGCGCACGCCTATCCTAGCGAAGCGCAGCGTCGCAACGACTTGCTCAATCTCAAGGCCTTTGTGCGTGACAACGCCGAAGCTTTGGCCCAAGCCATCTCTGCAGATTACGGCCACCGTTCACGCCACGAAACTTTGTTGGCGGACGTTTTGCCCGTCATGCATGGCGTGGACCATGCGCTCAAACACCTCAAGCGATGGATGACGCCACAGCGGCGCAGCGTCGATTGGATGAAATTCTTCGGTGCGAAAAATCGTGTGTTGCCACAGCCCTTGGGCGTGGTGGGCATCATCGTGCCGTGGAATTTCCCCATTAATTTGAGTTTTCTAGTTTTGGTGGATGTCTTTGCAGCAGGCAATCGCGCCATGGTCAAGATGTCAGAGAACTCGCGTCACCTAACGCGGGTATTGATGGACTTGATGCCTCGTTATTTCAGTCCCGACAAATTGATTTTTTTTGAAGAAACTGGCGGCGTGGGCGTGGCGTTTTCAAAGCTCAAGTTTGACCATTTGGTCTTCACGGGTTCGACAGAAACGGGCAAAGCGGTCATGGCGGCTGCAGCCCCCAACTTGTGTCCTGTGACCTTGGAGCTGGGGGGCAAGTCACCCGCGTTGGTGTGCGAGGACTTCCCCTTGCGAACGGCTGCCGAGCGGATACTGTTTGCCAAGTGCTTCAACGCAGGGCAAATTTGTACCGATGTCGACCATGTGTACCTGCCTCGGCACAGCATTGCTGCATTTGTGGCGCTGGCAAAAGAGATCGTGCAAAAACGCTATGACACGCTCGATAGCCCTGACTTCACGGCCATCATTGACGCCAAGTCGTTCCACCGCTTAGTGGCGGCCTTGCAAGAGGCCCAAGCGCAGGGCGCAACCCTTGTTCCCTTGTTGCCAGGCCCGCATTGGGATGAACGCACGCGCAAGATCGCGCCGCACTTGGTGCTCAATCTGCCGCCCGGATGTGCTCTGCAAACTCACGAAATATTTGGCCCCGTGTTACCAGTGATGGGCTACACCACCTTGGATGAGGTGGTGCAAAGCATTCATGCGGCACCGCACCCTTTGGCTTTCTACCCATTCAGTAACAACCGGCAAATCATTCAGGACTTGGTGATGCGGACCATGTCCGGCGGCGTGGTCGTGAACGATGCACTGCTGCATGCTGCACAACACAGCTTGCCCTTTGGTGGCGTGGGCGAGAGTGGCATGGGCCACTACCACGGGCATGAAGGGTTTGTGAATTTTTCCAAGATGCGCCCCATTTTTTACCAAGCGCGTTTCAATGCGGTGCGTTTGGTTTGGCCACCCTATCGCCAGCGCATAGAGACCTATTTGAAATTTCTCATGAAATGA
- a CDS encoding OmpA family protein, whose protein sequence is MNVISARLFSSHCVAATVAVFALFGAFVLPVQAQRTPASAYADFELSGSVTEPQGEEYVAPQKLNPRLARITLYRPAHGFAPGAAHLEINGHYLTSLQLGGYTEVCVEPAELQLSARMVQTGSELKNFQDATAKLKSQAAQNFYVRVFEYGDGRATLTPVKADIAQSELKDTRLQIHAVSRLAQAKPCVDSVPHSAAATAMVKTESIVLGSDTLFAFGKADIKDIVPQGRTAMDTLIARLQKEYGNDEDALIQITGHADPLGNPASNKRLSETRALAIRKYMIEGGMKPERVTGQGVGAEQPVITVPSCWCGPMWWR, encoded by the coding sequence ATGAATGTAATTTCTGCGCGCTTATTCAGCAGCCATTGTGTTGCAGCCACTGTCGCCGTGTTTGCGTTATTTGGGGCGTTTGTGCTGCCAGTGCAAGCGCAGCGAACCCCTGCCAGTGCCTATGCTGACTTTGAACTCAGTGGCAGCGTGACAGAGCCCCAGGGTGAAGAATACGTTGCGCCTCAAAAACTCAACCCTCGCTTGGCCCGCATTACGCTCTATCGCCCGGCACATGGTTTTGCCCCTGGTGCAGCGCACTTAGAAATTAACGGCCATTACCTGACCTCCTTGCAACTTGGCGGTTACACCGAAGTCTGTGTGGAGCCCGCAGAACTCCAGCTCTCAGCCCGCATGGTTCAAACCGGCAGCGAACTCAAAAACTTCCAAGACGCGACAGCCAAGTTGAAGTCACAAGCTGCACAAAATTTTTACGTGCGGGTTTTTGAATACGGTGACGGTCGCGCCACGCTCACCCCTGTTAAAGCAGACATTGCCCAATCCGAACTTAAGGACACGCGCTTGCAAATTCATGCCGTGTCTCGCCTGGCGCAAGCTAAGCCGTGCGTCGACTCTGTACCGCACTCTGCCGCCGCAACTGCCATGGTTAAGACAGAAAGCATTGTTTTAGGTTCAGACACGTTGTTTGCATTTGGTAAGGCCGACATCAAAGACATCGTGCCCCAAGGTCGTACAGCCATGGATACGCTCATTGCACGACTGCAAAAAGAATACGGTAACGACGAAGACGCACTCATCCAAATCACGGGCCATGCGGATCCTCTGGGCAATCCAGCATCTAACAAGCGCCTGTCGGAAACCCGCGCGCTTGCCATTCGCAAATACATGATTGAAGGCGGCATGAAGCCCGAACGTGTCACAGGCCAAGGCGTGGGCGCTGAACAACCGGTTATCACCGTCCCCAGTTGTTGGTGTGGGCCGATGTGGTGGCGGTGA
- a CDS encoding HlyD family type I secretion periplasmic adaptor subunit, translating to MKQKLIATWVQAKTLWAKFKELSQDDKKIAGFGVRTVEDDEREASRLLVWVTAGTLFFGLIWAGFFSLDEITRGQGKIIPSSREQVIQSLDSGVLSEMLVREGDVVEKDQVLLQMDDTRSGAGYREANEKYLSLLAIAARLRAEANNTTLAFPPELKAEPQLITQETQAYKARKQALTESLQAVDASLAAITREITLTEPLVKGGVMSEVELLRLKRQQAELMGQRAERKNRYLTDANNELTRVSSDLSQTKENASAREDAYLHTTIKSPMKGVVKNVQVTTVGGVIQAGQPILEIVPTEDEMMVEAYVKPAEVAFLKVGQKAVVKLTSYDFNKYGGLDGELEHLSPDTMKDERQQRKPGATPADMDEGFYRILVRIKDPNLVRKGLKIAPTPGMTASVEIRTGQKTVLEYLFRPLQNVSQALRER from the coding sequence ATGAAACAAAAACTAATAGCAACTTGGGTGCAAGCCAAAACCTTGTGGGCCAAGTTCAAAGAGCTGTCGCAAGACGACAAAAAGATTGCAGGCTTTGGTGTGCGCACCGTGGAAGACGACGAGCGCGAAGCCAGCCGCTTGTTGGTGTGGGTGACGGCTGGTACTTTGTTTTTTGGGTTGATTTGGGCGGGGTTTTTTAGCTTGGATGAAATCACGCGTGGTCAAGGAAAGATCATTCCCTCCAGCCGTGAACAGGTGATTCAAAGTTTGGACTCTGGTGTCTTGAGCGAGATGTTGGTGCGCGAAGGCGATGTGGTTGAAAAAGACCAAGTGCTGTTGCAGATGGATGACACACGTTCAGGGGCAGGCTACCGGGAAGCAAATGAAAAGTATTTGTCTTTGTTGGCCATTGCTGCACGTTTACGCGCAGAGGCCAACAACACGACCTTGGCATTTCCGCCAGAACTCAAAGCCGAGCCACAGTTGATCACACAAGAAACGCAGGCTTACAAAGCACGCAAGCAAGCGTTGACGGAATCATTGCAAGCCGTGGATGCTTCGTTGGCAGCCATCACCCGTGAAATCACGCTCACCGAACCCTTGGTCAAAGGCGGTGTGATGTCGGAGGTGGAGCTGTTGCGCCTAAAGCGTCAACAAGCCGAATTGATGGGACAACGCGCAGAGCGCAAAAACCGTTACCTCACAGATGCGAACAACGAGTTGACACGTGTGTCATCCGATCTGTCGCAGACCAAAGAAAACGCCTCTGCGCGCGAAGATGCCTATCTGCATACCACCATCAAATCGCCCATGAAGGGCGTGGTGAAAAACGTGCAGGTCACCACCGTGGGCGGCGTGATTCAAGCGGGCCAACCGATTTTGGAAATCGTGCCTACCGAAGATGAAATGATGGTCGAGGCCTATGTCAAACCCGCAGAAGTGGCGTTTTTGAAGGTGGGTCAAAAAGCGGTGGTCAAGCTCACGTCATACGACTTCAACAAGTACGGCGGATTGGATGGCGAGCTAGAGCACCTGAGCCCTGACACCATGAAAGACGAACGCCAACAGCGCAAACCCGGCGCAACACCCGCGGACATGGACGAAGGTTTCTACCGCATCTTGGTGCGCATCAAAGACCCCAACCTCGTGCGCAAAGGGTTGAAGATCGCGCCCACACCGGGCATGACGGCGAGTGTGGAAATTCGAACTGGCCAAAAGACGGTGCTCGAATATCTGTTCCGACCTTTGCAAAACGTGTCCCAAGCCTTGCGCGAGCGTTGA